One Spinacia oleracea cultivar Varoflay chromosome 4, BTI_SOV_V1, whole genome shotgun sequence DNA segment encodes these proteins:
- the LOC110781847 gene encoding patellin-4: MTVEVSSVEQTQKEEVVISESDAKLVNEESQNVEENTQNVEDEPKPKLVEKSSSYREESNYLSDLKDGEKKALSELKSKVEEAISTNTLFKSEEKKEKENQTDEKKEKSEETPEEGENPAEESSKEEELENKIEDISIWGVPLLPNKGSEGTDVILLKFLRAREFKVNEAFEMLKKTLVWRKDSKIESILEEDLGEDLANAAYMKGKDRENHPVCYNIFGVFGNEELYQKTFGTEAKREQFLRSRFQFMEKGIEKLDFRPGGVTSILQVYDLKNCPGPSKKEIRSATFKAVGLLQDNYPELVARNVFINVPFWYYAFYSLISPFLTQRSKSKLVVARPAKVTETLLKYIPLEEIPTQYGGFKRESDFEFNSEDGGGVTEICLKPGSTEIIEIPEADGGATLIWDMAVLGWEVSYKEEFIPTDEGSYTIIIHKEKKMDSVEEPVRNSFRNNEPGKVVLTIKNHSKKKKRAFYRYMNQKSCSV, encoded by the exons ATGACTGTTGAGGTTTCATCAGTCGAACAAACCCAGAAAGAAGAGGTTGTGATTTCTGAAAGTGATGCTAAATTGGTCAATGAAGAGTCCCAAAATGTTGAGGAAAACACCCAAAATGTAGAGGATGAGCCTAAGCCAAAATTGGTTGAAAAAAGCTCTTCCTACAGAGAGGAGAGCAATTACCTCTCCGATCTAAAGGACGGCGAAAAAAAGGCGTTATCTGAGCTGAAATCGAAGGTCGAAGAAGCAATTTCGACGAATACCCTCTTTAAATCAGAGGAGAAGAAGGAAAAGGAAAACCAGACAGACGAGAAGAAGGAAAAATCAGAGGAAACACCGGAGGAAGGCGAAAACCCAGCTGAGGAATCTAGCAAAGAAGAGGAATTAGAGAATAAAATTGAGGATATTTCCATTTGGGGAGTGCCCTTATTGCCTAACAAAGGGTCAGAAGGTACTGATGTTATTTTGCTCAAGTTTTTAAGAGCTAGGGAGTTTAAGGTCAATGAGGCATTTGAGATGCTTAAGAAAACCCTTGTTTGGAGGAAGGATTCCAAGATTGAATCCATTTTAGAGGAGGATTTAGGGGAAGATCTTGCAAATGCAGCCTATATGAAGGGCAAAGACCGCGAAAACCATCCGGTTTGCTACAATATTTTTGGGGTGTTTGGCAATGAAGAGCTTTATCAGAAGACTTTCGGGACCGAGGCGAAAAGGGAGCAATTCTTAAGGTCAAGGTTTCAATTCATGGAGAAAGGTATCGAAAAGCTCGATTTTAGGCCTGGGGGTGTTACTTCAATTCTTCAAGTTTATGATCTCAAGAATTGCCCTGGACCTTCTAAGAAGGAAATTAGAAGTGCTACTTTCAAGGCTGTTGGACTTCTTCAGGATAATTACCCTGAATTAGTTGCTAgaaat GTATTCATTAATGTGCCATTTTGGTACTATGCTTTTTATTCCCTTATTTCACCTTTCTTGACACAAAGAAGCAAGAGCAAATTAGTTGTTGCTAGGCCAGCTAAAGTTACTGAAACTCTTCTGAA GTATATCCCATTGGAAGAAATTCCAACACAGTATGGTGGGTTCAAGCGCGAAAGCGATTTCGAGTTTAATTCAGAAGATGGTGGAGGAGTTACCGAAATCTGCTTGAAACCAGGATCAACAGAAATAATTGAGATCCCAGAAGCTGAT GGTGGAGCAACATTAATATGGGACATGGCTGTTTTGGGATGGGAAGTGAGCTACAAGGAGGAATTTATTCCAACAGATGAGGGATCTTACACCATCATAATCCACAAGGAGAAGAAGATGGATTCGGTTGAAGAGCCTGTTCGAAACTCATTCAGAAACAATGAGCCTGGGAAGGTTGTGCTTACAATTAAGAACCATTCCAAGAAGAAGAAGCGCGCCTTTTATCGATACATGAATCAGAAGAGCTGTTCTGTGTGA
- the LOC110781846 gene encoding probable LRR receptor-like serine/threonine-protein kinase At1g05700 has product MGFLQLIITIVFLGTTIITNITFTKAQHIHGQRQGRRLADAGDTTGFISIDCGMNTSYTDETTRLNYTPDEAYIESGMNMDILPEYKSETTMQQLINVRSFPEGNKNCYSLRPGQGKRRNYLIRAYFMYGNYDSLNEPPTFDLLLGVDVWDTVKLDNSSHIVIKEIIHTPSTDNLYVCLANTDSGTPFISGLELRLLTDSIYKRSFGSLHLLYRYYTSSTFVNSVVRYKDDAFDRMWNPAVPISGSSIETMSEVGSSNDFSLPSSVMKAALVPKSLGQSIQIYQQATDKSTTFYFFLHVAEILSLRAGQLREFNISINGVKQSKIFNPLYLQTTTIFNQEPITDSYLNITIHKTMNSTLPPILNAMELYKVKNISELSTDEADILAINNIKSFYKRMKDWQGDPCFPKGYSWSGVDCNYDSSNSTRIISLNLSSKGLTGHIAASFADLTAVQILDLSNNNLSGQIPELLTDLPFLKTLNLSVNNFTGSVPKLLLEKSAAGSLSLSMQNNSDLCSSNSCTSKKKISKTLLAHIAAFSAVLVLIVAGFIIFCIHKKKTTRMYGRPSPYHHRSGNGRRKGEFTRFSYSELTSMTKSFQRELGKGGFGVVYYGCLKDGMEVAVKMLSGTVEASEQFTTEVELLMDIRHKNLVSLVGYCEQGPTLALVYEYMAGGNLKTNLLASNSLSWKSRLQIAIDAAQGLEYLHNGCRPPVVHRDVKTANILLNKNLEAKIADFGLSKIFPDESRTHVLTRVMGTPGYLDPQYHQTERLNEKSDVYSFGVVLLELITGKAATVKMGERTGYLVQWAIPIVETGDINLILDERLQQSVENSNSVWRVIDTAMACVKPTANERPTMSLIVAGLKECLGMVIQTEQAASLPDDLAEMCLVTSTTQMAPEPR; this is encoded by the exons ATGGGATTTTTGCAACTCATTATTACTATAGTATTTCTTGGTACTACCATTATTACCAATATCACCTTTACCAAAGCACAACACATTCACGGCCAACGTCAAGGGAGGCGCCTAGCTGATGCAGGAGACACAACCG GATTCATAAGCATTGATTGTGGGATGAATACAAGCTACACAGACGAAACAACAAGATTAAATTACACACCAGATGAAGCATATATTGAGAGCGGCATGAACATGGACATTCTCCCAGAATATAAATCAGAAACAACAATGCAGCAGCTCATAAATGTCAGAAGCTTTCCTGAGGGAAACAAGAACTGCTACAGTCTAAGACCAGGTCAAGGGAAACGCAGAAACTATTTAATCCGAGCTTATTTTATGTATGGAAACTACGATTCCCTTAATGAACCCCCAACTTTCGATCTACTGCTTGGAGTGGACGTATGGGACACGGTCAAGTTAGATAATTCATCTCATATTGTGATCAAGGAAATCATACATACACCATCCACTGATAACTTGTATGTCTGCCTCGCCAATACAGATTCAGGAACACCTTTTATATCAGGATTAGAACTAAGGCTTCTAACTGACTCTATCTATAAAAGGAGCTTTGGCTCGCTTCATCTTCTCTATCGATATTACACTTCCTCAACATTTGTCAACTCGGTTGTTAG aTACAAGGATGATGCCTTTGATCGCATGTGGAACCCTGCAGTCCCAATTTCTGGGAGCTCCATTGAGACAATGTCGGAGGTTGGCTCAAGCAACGATTTTTCATTGCCATCATCAGTTATGAAAGCAGCACTTGTACCGAAATCTCTTGGTCAATCTATTCAAATCTACCAGCAAGCAACTGATAAAAGCACAACCTTTTACTTCTTCCTCCATGTGGCTGAGATTTTAAGCCTTCGTGCAGGACAACTCAGGGAATTCAATATCTCAATTAATGGCGTCAAACAATCAAAAATCTTTAATCCACTTTACTTACAAACTACAACCATTTTTAACCAGGAACCAATTACTGACTCCTATCTTAATATTACTATCCATAAAACCATGAATTCCACCCTTCCTCCCATACTGAATGCCATGGAGTTGTATAAAGTTAAAAATATTTCAGAATTATCAACCGATGAGGCAGATA TTCTTGCTATCAACAATATCAAGTCATTCTATAAGCGGATGAAGGACTGGCAAGGAGATCCATGCTTTCCAAAGGGTTACTCGTGGTCTGGCGTGGACTGCAACTATGACAGTTCCAACTCAACCAGAATAATATCACT GAATCTTAGTTCCAAGGGGCTTACTGGACATATTGCGGCTTCATTTGCAGATCTTACAGCAGTACAAATCTT GGATTTGTCAAACAATAACCTCAGTGGGCAGATACCCGAGCTTCTGACAGACTTGCCATTCTTAAAAACCTT AAACCTTTCAGTAAACAACTTCACTGGTTCAGTTCCTAAACTTCTGTTAGAAAAATCTGCTGCAGGATCACTCTCTTTAAG CATGCAAAACAATTCAGATCTATGTTCGAGCAACTCCTGTACTTCGAAGAAGAAGATAAGCAAAACACTCCTTGCTCATATAGCTGCATTTTCCGCTGTACTGGTTCTAATTGTAGCAGGTTTCATCATTTTTTGTATACACAAGAAAAAAACTACTAG AATGTATGGAAGACCAAGTCCATACCACCATAGATCTGGAAATGGCAGAAGGAAGGGTGAATTCACACGGTTTTCTTATTCTGAGTTAACAAGCATGACCAAAAGCTTCCAAAGAGAGCTGGGGAAAGGCGGATTTGGAGTAGTTTACTATGGTTGCCTAAAAGATGGCATGGAAGTGGCTGTCAAAATGTTGTCTGGAACTGTGGAGGCTTCTGAACAATTCACTACAGAG GTTGAACTCTTAATGGATATTCGTCACAAGAACTTGGTTTCTCTAGTTGGATACTGTGAACAAGGACCAACCTTAGCTCTAGTTTACGAGTATATGGCTGGTGGTAACCTGAAAACTAATCTCTTAG CTTCAAATTCATTGAGTTGGAAATCGAGACTCCAGATAGCAATTGATGCTGCACAAG GACTGGAATATTTGCACAATGGTTGCAGGCCACCTGTAGTCCACAGGGATGTAAAAACCGCAAATATCTTGTTAAATAAAAATCTTGAGGCAAAAATAGCAGATTTTGGTTTGTCCAAAATCTTCCCAGATGAAAGTAGAACCCATGTGTTAACAAGGGTGATGGGCACACCGGGTTATCTCGATCCTCA GTATCATCAAACAGAACGTCTGAATGAGAAAAGTGATGTGTACAGTTTTGGTGTGGTCCTTCTGGAGTTGATCACAGGCAAAGCAGCAACAGTGAAAATGGGTGAGCGGACTGGTTATTTGGTTCAATGGGCCATCCCCATTGTTGAAACAGGGGATATAAATCTTATCCTAGATGAAAGGTTGCAGCAGAGTGTTGAGAACTCAAATTCTGTATGGAGAGTAATAGATACAGCTATGGCATGTGTGAAGCCAACTGCAAACGAAAGGCCAACAATGAGTCTGATTGTTGCAGGATTGAAAGAGTGCTTAGGTATGGTCATACAAACAGAGCAAGCAGCATCACTTCCTGATGATTTAGCTGAAATGTGCCTAGTCACCTCCACCACACAAATGGCTCCAGAACCAAGATAA